A window of the Brassica napus cultivar Da-Ae chromosome C5, Da-Ae, whole genome shotgun sequence genome harbors these coding sequences:
- the LOC106401013 gene encoding epidermal growth factor receptor substrate 15-like 1 isoform X1, with amino-acid sequence MAAPRPTGSQDLFDTYFRRADLDGDGRISGAEAVGFFQGSNLPKPVLAQVWSYADAKKAGYLGRAEFYNALKLVTVAQSRRELTPEIVKAAIYSPASANIPAPKINLAATPSPQPRGPVTQTPGVTSVAAGVRGPQMGGNISTSNQQVVSGQQNQFTGPPPSQPPQNFQSHGMPAGGTSAPRTANQPMPSDWLSGRSVGPSGQVNSQIPSSQSGSGLTAPNSIANNIPKPHMTPAVISSTTTRPQVPVPASSPLDAPSNQLVAKDPKELAASGNGFPSDSIFGDVFSVASTQPKQHTTGTTSTMGISSVSTGTVVAPEVAQSVARQSSIPQRGSLSQHPVGVQNQLTGNLGQSFVPAGAASGTTGSTVGVGISASSQLTQRQSQPSQPQPQHQPQPQPRHQPHPQPQPQHHPRPQPHHQPQPRPQHQPHYQPQSPWPKMTPADVQKYTKVFVQVDTDRDGKITGHQARILFLSWKLPREALKQVWDLSDQDNDSMLSLREFCIAVYLMERYREGRPLPPVFPSTIISSESMFASPGQSVAPHGNASWGHPHGQVHGGSRPPAIPKGKPPRPVPLSPSDGLVQPTQPKRKMPELEKPLVDQLSKEEQDALNSKFEEATAVDKKVDDLEKEIADSKQKIEFFHAKMQELVLYKSRCDNRYNEITERVSGDKRELESLAKKYEEKYKKSGNVGSKLTIEEATFRDIQEKKMELYQAIVKFEEGKLDDNIVKERTEHIQSGLEELIKNLNERCKQYGVRGKPTSLVELPFGWQPGIQEVAADWDEDWDKLEEEGFTFVKELTLDVQNVIAPPKEKSSAWKKELNVSSNESADVSSSDVESKTEKKPSSGEEASEHSDGKTDRNGSLDDSNIRESIEADGSPRTKDTRSENGHDDGESTASAGKTVNYDSHDETDSVSSFNPDNGKDKDHEKRDNDFGFGFGFDDFSIKPIKTGSTLSSDFLPPKLSIFSDSVPSPPANANDGFTVKPSLFDGSVPSTPATTTASYSGNKSYFDESVPSTPAYPGNLFSEKKSFFDSVPSTPAYPGSSFPEKKSFFDDSVPSTPAYPGSVFPEKKSFFDDSVPSTPAYSTSDFGGKPFASETPRSDSLFPGRSPFMFDSVPSTPAAHDDFSSNRFSRFDSFNSNTNDAFSLSRSDSMRSTSEPDPFASRFDSFNYQRYDSFNAQNYDNNNASETPKASLSRFDSIGSTRDSDYSHGFGFDDHDPFGSTGPFKITTTTAETPRSNDHWNAF; translated from the exons ATGGCGGCGCCGAGGCCGACGGGGAGCCAGGATCTGTTCGATACGTATTTCAGGAGAGCAGATTTGGATGGAGACGGTCGTATCAGTGGAGCTGAGGCTGTCGGTTTCTTCCAAGGCTCCAATTTGCCTAAACCCGTCCTTGCTCAG GTATGGTCCTACGCAGATGCAAAAAAGGCTGGTTACCTTGGTCGAGCGGAGTTTTACAATGCTCTAAAGTTGGTGACTGTCGCACAAAGTAGACGGGAATTGACTCCTGAGATAGTCAAGGCTGCAATCTATAGTCCTGCTTCAGCCAATATTCCTGCTCCCAAAATAAATCTTGCTGCAACACCTTCTCCACAGCCCAGGGGACCTGTTACACAAACTCCGGGAGTTACATCAGTGGCAGCTGGGGTGAGAGGACCTCAAATGGGTGGAAACATAAGCACTAGTAACCAGCAAGTAGTCTCCGGCCAGCAGAACCAATTTACTGGGCCACCTCCATCTCAACCACCGCAAAATTTTCAAAGCCATGGTATGCCAGCTGGAGGGACTAGTGCGCCTCGTACTGCAAACCAACCTATGCCATCTGATTGGCTTAGTGGCAGAAGTGTTGGACCCTCTGGGCAAGTGAATTCACAAATTCCTTCGAGTCAAAGTGGATCTGGTTTGACAGCACCTAACTCAATTGCCAACAATATACCAAAACCTCATATGACACCTGCAGTAATAAGCTCTACAACAACCAGACCGCAAGTACCAGTGCCTGCATCTTCTCCTTTAGATGCTCCATCCAATCAATTGGTAGCCAAGGATCCCAAGGAACTGGCTGCATCAGGAAACGGTTTTCCCTCTGACTCAATTTTCGGAGATGTGTTTTCAGTTGCTTCCACGCAGCCAAAACAACATACTACTGGAACTACGTCGACAATGGGCATCTCATCTGTTTCTACTGGAACTGTTGTGGCTCCCGAAGTTGCACAGTCTGTAGCTAGGCAAAGTTCAATCCCACAGCGTGGTTCATTGAGCCAGCATCCTGTTGGTGTTCAGAATCAGCTTACTGGAAATTTAGGGCAGTCATTTGTTCCCGCCGGTGCAGCTTCTGGTACAACTGGCTCTACTGTTGGAGTTGGGATTTCAGCTTCCAGTCAGTTGACCCAGCGTCAGTCTCAGCCATCCCAGCCCCAACCTCAACACCAACCGCAGCCCCAACCTCGCCACCAACCCCATCCCCAGCCCCAACCTCAGCATCATCCCCGGCCCCAACCCCACCACCAACCCCAGCCCCGACCCCAACACCAACCCCACTACCAGCCCCAATCCCCCTGGCCGAAAATGACTCCAGCTGATGTCCAGAAATATACCAAGGTTTTTGTGCAAGTTGACACAGATAGGGACGGAAAGATCACCGGGCACCAGGCTCGGATTCTGTTCTTAAGTTGGAAGCTCCCGCGAG AGGCTTTGAAGCAGGTATGGGATTTATCCGATCAAGATAATGATAGCATGCTCTCCTTGAGGGAGTTCTGTATTGCTGTTTACCTAATGGAGCGTTACAGAGAAGGCCGACCTCTTCCCCCAGTGTTCCCAAGCACTATAATATCTAGTGAGAGCATGTTTGCTTCTCCTGGTCAATCTGTGGCACCACATGGCAATGCATCCTGGGGACATCCACATG GTCAAGTTCATGGGGGCTCGAGGCCACCAGCAATTCCCAAAGGAAAGCCTCCAAGGCCGGTTCCTCTCTCTCCTAGTGATGGATTGGTCCAGCCCACTCAGCCAAAGCGTAAAATGCCTGAGTTGGAAAAACCTCTAGTGGATCAACTTAGCAAAGAGGAACAAGATGCACTCAACTCGAAATTTGAAGAAGCTACTGCTGTTGATAAAAAG GTGGATGACCTTGAAAAAGAAATAGCTGATTCCAAGCAGAAAATTGAGTTCTTCCATGCTAAGATGCAGGAACTT GTTTTATACAAGAGCAGATGTGACAACCGGTACAATGAGATTACGGAGAGAGTCTCGGGTGATAAACGTGAG CTTGAATCTCTAGCAAAAAAATATGAGGAGAAATACAAGAAGTCTGGCAATGTAGGCTCTAAATTGACTATTGAAGAGGCCACATTCCGAGATATACAG GAGAAGAAAATGGAATTGTACCAGGCTATAGTCAAATTTGAAGAAGGCAAGCTTGATGATAATATTGTTAAG GAGCGTACTGAACACATCCAATCGGGACTTGAGGAACTGATTAAAAATTTGAATGAGCGCTGCAAGCAATATGGAGTGCGTGGCAAACCCACTTCTCTGGTGGAGCTTCCTTTTG GTTGGCAGCCTGGAATCCAAGAAGTTGCTGCTGATTGGGATGAAGATTGGGATAAGCTAGAGGAGGAAG GGTTTACCTTCGTCAAAGAGCTTACACTTGATGTCCAGAATGTCATTGCCCCACCGAAGGAAAAATCATCTGCTTGGAAGAAGGAACTTAATGTCTCTTCAAATGAAAGTGCAGACGTTTCATCCTCAGATGTCGAGtctaaaacagagaaaaagccAAGCAGTGGTGAAGAGGCATCTGAACATTCAGATGGTAAAACAGATAGAAACGGATCTCTGGATGATTCTAATATTAGAGAGAGTATTGAAGCTGACGGTTCACCCCGTACCAAAGATACGAGGAG tgAAAATGGCCATGATGATGGTGAATCTACTGCTTCTGCTGGCAAAACTGTAAACTATGACTCTCACGATGAGACAGATTCAGTTTCAAGCTTCAACCCTGACAACggaaag GACAAGGATCATGAGAAGCGTGATAATGACTTTGGATTTGGGTTCGGATTCGATGACTTCAGCATCAAGCCTATAAAAACTGGCTCCACCCTATCAAGTGACTTCCTCCCTCCTAAGCTATCTATATTTTCTGATTCTGTCCCAAGCCCCCCGGCTAATGCAAACGACGGTTTCACTGTAAAACCTTCCTTGTTCGATGGTTCTGTCCCGAGCACTCCAGCAACAACCACTGCCTCTTACTCAGGCAATAAATCATACTTTGATGAGTCTGTTCCAAGCACTCCTGCTTACccaggaaacttattctccgaGAAGAAATCATTCTTCGACTCGGTTCCAAGCACTCCTGCTTATCCTGGAAGCTCGTTTCCTGAAAAGAAATCATTCTTCGATGACTCAGTTCCAAGCACCCCTGCTTATCCTGGAAGCGTGTTTCCTGAAAAGAAATCATTCTTCGACGACTCTGTCCCAAGCACTCCTGCTTATAGCACGTCTGATTTTGGTGGGAAACCGTTTGCGTCAGAGACACCTCGTTCAGACAGCTTGTTCCCAGGAAGAAGTCCCTTCATGTTCGACTCTGTCCCAAGCACACCCGCTGCACACGACGACTTCTCTTCCAACAGATTCTCCCGTTTCGATTCATTCAACAGCAACACCAACGACGCTTTCTCTCTATCCCGCTCAGACTCGATGCGCAGCACAAGCGAGCCAGACCCATTCGCATCCAGGTTTGATTCTTTCAATTATCAAAGATATGATTCCTTCAATGCACAAAACTACGACAACAACAACGCATCCGAGACACCTAAAGCCTCATTGTCGAGATTCGACTCGATTGGAAGCACCAGAGACTCTGATTACAGTCACGGGTTTGGGTTCGATGACCATGACCCGTTCGGTTCTACTGGGCCGTTCAAAATAACTACAACAACAGCTGAGACACCTCGGAGCAATGATCATTGGAATGCCTTCTAG
- the LOC106401013 gene encoding epidermal growth factor receptor substrate 15-like 1 isoform X2, with protein MAAPRPTGSQDLFDTYFRRADLDGDGRISGAEAVGFFQGSNLPKPVLAQVWSYADAKKAGYLGRAEFYNALKLVTVAQSRRELTPEIVKAAIYSPASANIPAPKINLAATPSPQPRGPVTQTPGVTSVAAGVRGPQMGGNISTSNQQVVSGQQNQFTGPPPSQPPQNFQSHGMPAGGTSAPRTANQPMPSDWLSGRSVGPSGQVNSQIPSSQSGSGLTAPNSIANNIPKPHMTPAVISSTTTRPQVPVPASGNGFPSDSIFGDVFSVASTQPKQHTTGTTSTMGISSVSTGTVVAPEVAQSVARQSSIPQRGSLSQHPVGVQNQLTGNLGQSFVPAGAASGTTGSTVGVGISASSQLTQRQSQPSQPQPQHQPQPQPRHQPHPQPQPQHHPRPQPHHQPQPRPQHQPHYQPQSPWPKMTPADVQKYTKVFVQVDTDRDGKITGHQARILFLSWKLPREALKQVWDLSDQDNDSMLSLREFCIAVYLMERYREGRPLPPVFPSTIISSESMFASPGQSVAPHGNASWGHPHGQVHGGSRPPAIPKGKPPRPVPLSPSDGLVQPTQPKRKMPELEKPLVDQLSKEEQDALNSKFEEATAVDKKVDDLEKEIADSKQKIEFFHAKMQELVLYKSRCDNRYNEITERVSGDKRELESLAKKYEEKYKKSGNVGSKLTIEEATFRDIQEKKMELYQAIVKFEEGKLDDNIVKERTEHIQSGLEELIKNLNERCKQYGVRGKPTSLVELPFGWQPGIQEVAADWDEDWDKLEEEGFTFVKELTLDVQNVIAPPKEKSSAWKKELNVSSNESADVSSSDVESKTEKKPSSGEEASEHSDGKTDRNGSLDDSNIRESIEADGSPRTKDTRSENGHDDGESTASAGKTVNYDSHDETDSVSSFNPDNGKDKDHEKRDNDFGFGFGFDDFSIKPIKTGSTLSSDFLPPKLSIFSDSVPSPPANANDGFTVKPSLFDGSVPSTPATTTASYSGNKSYFDESVPSTPAYPGNLFSEKKSFFDSVPSTPAYPGSSFPEKKSFFDDSVPSTPAYPGSVFPEKKSFFDDSVPSTPAYSTSDFGGKPFASETPRSDSLFPGRSPFMFDSVPSTPAAHDDFSSNRFSRFDSFNSNTNDAFSLSRSDSMRSTSEPDPFASRFDSFNYQRYDSFNAQNYDNNNASETPKASLSRFDSIGSTRDSDYSHGFGFDDHDPFGSTGPFKITTTTAETPRSNDHWNAF; from the exons ATGGCGGCGCCGAGGCCGACGGGGAGCCAGGATCTGTTCGATACGTATTTCAGGAGAGCAGATTTGGATGGAGACGGTCGTATCAGTGGAGCTGAGGCTGTCGGTTTCTTCCAAGGCTCCAATTTGCCTAAACCCGTCCTTGCTCAG GTATGGTCCTACGCAGATGCAAAAAAGGCTGGTTACCTTGGTCGAGCGGAGTTTTACAATGCTCTAAAGTTGGTGACTGTCGCACAAAGTAGACGGGAATTGACTCCTGAGATAGTCAAGGCTGCAATCTATAGTCCTGCTTCAGCCAATATTCCTGCTCCCAAAATAAATCTTGCTGCAACACCTTCTCCACAGCCCAGGGGACCTGTTACACAAACTCCGGGAGTTACATCAGTGGCAGCTGGGGTGAGAGGACCTCAAATGGGTGGAAACATAAGCACTAGTAACCAGCAAGTAGTCTCCGGCCAGCAGAACCAATTTACTGGGCCACCTCCATCTCAACCACCGCAAAATTTTCAAAGCCATGGTATGCCAGCTGGAGGGACTAGTGCGCCTCGTACTGCAAACCAACCTATGCCATCTGATTGGCTTAGTGGCAGAAGTGTTGGACCCTCTGGGCAAGTGAATTCACAAATTCCTTCGAGTCAAAGTGGATCTGGTTTGACAGCACCTAACTCAATTGCCAACAATATACCAAAACCTCATATGACACCTGCAGTAATAAGCTCTACAACAACCAGACCGCAAGTACCAGTGC CTGCATCAGGAAACGGTTTTCCCTCTGACTCAATTTTCGGAGATGTGTTTTCAGTTGCTTCCACGCAGCCAAAACAACATACTACTGGAACTACGTCGACAATGGGCATCTCATCTGTTTCTACTGGAACTGTTGTGGCTCCCGAAGTTGCACAGTCTGTAGCTAGGCAAAGTTCAATCCCACAGCGTGGTTCATTGAGCCAGCATCCTGTTGGTGTTCAGAATCAGCTTACTGGAAATTTAGGGCAGTCATTTGTTCCCGCCGGTGCAGCTTCTGGTACAACTGGCTCTACTGTTGGAGTTGGGATTTCAGCTTCCAGTCAGTTGACCCAGCGTCAGTCTCAGCCATCCCAGCCCCAACCTCAACACCAACCGCAGCCCCAACCTCGCCACCAACCCCATCCCCAGCCCCAACCTCAGCATCATCCCCGGCCCCAACCCCACCACCAACCCCAGCCCCGACCCCAACACCAACCCCACTACCAGCCCCAATCCCCCTGGCCGAAAATGACTCCAGCTGATGTCCAGAAATATACCAAGGTTTTTGTGCAAGTTGACACAGATAGGGACGGAAAGATCACCGGGCACCAGGCTCGGATTCTGTTCTTAAGTTGGAAGCTCCCGCGAG AGGCTTTGAAGCAGGTATGGGATTTATCCGATCAAGATAATGATAGCATGCTCTCCTTGAGGGAGTTCTGTATTGCTGTTTACCTAATGGAGCGTTACAGAGAAGGCCGACCTCTTCCCCCAGTGTTCCCAAGCACTATAATATCTAGTGAGAGCATGTTTGCTTCTCCTGGTCAATCTGTGGCACCACATGGCAATGCATCCTGGGGACATCCACATG GTCAAGTTCATGGGGGCTCGAGGCCACCAGCAATTCCCAAAGGAAAGCCTCCAAGGCCGGTTCCTCTCTCTCCTAGTGATGGATTGGTCCAGCCCACTCAGCCAAAGCGTAAAATGCCTGAGTTGGAAAAACCTCTAGTGGATCAACTTAGCAAAGAGGAACAAGATGCACTCAACTCGAAATTTGAAGAAGCTACTGCTGTTGATAAAAAG GTGGATGACCTTGAAAAAGAAATAGCTGATTCCAAGCAGAAAATTGAGTTCTTCCATGCTAAGATGCAGGAACTT GTTTTATACAAGAGCAGATGTGACAACCGGTACAATGAGATTACGGAGAGAGTCTCGGGTGATAAACGTGAG CTTGAATCTCTAGCAAAAAAATATGAGGAGAAATACAAGAAGTCTGGCAATGTAGGCTCTAAATTGACTATTGAAGAGGCCACATTCCGAGATATACAG GAGAAGAAAATGGAATTGTACCAGGCTATAGTCAAATTTGAAGAAGGCAAGCTTGATGATAATATTGTTAAG GAGCGTACTGAACACATCCAATCGGGACTTGAGGAACTGATTAAAAATTTGAATGAGCGCTGCAAGCAATATGGAGTGCGTGGCAAACCCACTTCTCTGGTGGAGCTTCCTTTTG GTTGGCAGCCTGGAATCCAAGAAGTTGCTGCTGATTGGGATGAAGATTGGGATAAGCTAGAGGAGGAAG GGTTTACCTTCGTCAAAGAGCTTACACTTGATGTCCAGAATGTCATTGCCCCACCGAAGGAAAAATCATCTGCTTGGAAGAAGGAACTTAATGTCTCTTCAAATGAAAGTGCAGACGTTTCATCCTCAGATGTCGAGtctaaaacagagaaaaagccAAGCAGTGGTGAAGAGGCATCTGAACATTCAGATGGTAAAACAGATAGAAACGGATCTCTGGATGATTCTAATATTAGAGAGAGTATTGAAGCTGACGGTTCACCCCGTACCAAAGATACGAGGAG tgAAAATGGCCATGATGATGGTGAATCTACTGCTTCTGCTGGCAAAACTGTAAACTATGACTCTCACGATGAGACAGATTCAGTTTCAAGCTTCAACCCTGACAACggaaag GACAAGGATCATGAGAAGCGTGATAATGACTTTGGATTTGGGTTCGGATTCGATGACTTCAGCATCAAGCCTATAAAAACTGGCTCCACCCTATCAAGTGACTTCCTCCCTCCTAAGCTATCTATATTTTCTGATTCTGTCCCAAGCCCCCCGGCTAATGCAAACGACGGTTTCACTGTAAAACCTTCCTTGTTCGATGGTTCTGTCCCGAGCACTCCAGCAACAACCACTGCCTCTTACTCAGGCAATAAATCATACTTTGATGAGTCTGTTCCAAGCACTCCTGCTTACccaggaaacttattctccgaGAAGAAATCATTCTTCGACTCGGTTCCAAGCACTCCTGCTTATCCTGGAAGCTCGTTTCCTGAAAAGAAATCATTCTTCGATGACTCAGTTCCAAGCACCCCTGCTTATCCTGGAAGCGTGTTTCCTGAAAAGAAATCATTCTTCGACGACTCTGTCCCAAGCACTCCTGCTTATAGCACGTCTGATTTTGGTGGGAAACCGTTTGCGTCAGAGACACCTCGTTCAGACAGCTTGTTCCCAGGAAGAAGTCCCTTCATGTTCGACTCTGTCCCAAGCACACCCGCTGCACACGACGACTTCTCTTCCAACAGATTCTCCCGTTTCGATTCATTCAACAGCAACACCAACGACGCTTTCTCTCTATCCCGCTCAGACTCGATGCGCAGCACAAGCGAGCCAGACCCATTCGCATCCAGGTTTGATTCTTTCAATTATCAAAGATATGATTCCTTCAATGCACAAAACTACGACAACAACAACGCATCCGAGACACCTAAAGCCTCATTGTCGAGATTCGACTCGATTGGAAGCACCAGAGACTCTGATTACAGTCACGGGTTTGGGTTCGATGACCATGACCCGTTCGGTTCTACTGGGCCGTTCAAAATAACTACAACAACAGCTGAGACACCTCGGAGCAATGATCATTGGAATGCCTTCTAG
- the BNAC05G16910D gene encoding PLASTID TRANSCRIPTIONALLY ACTIVE protein 6, chloroplastic: protein MASSAASPSLSLLSLTSKPPPSSFSSASATHRLFPSFRTNGGFAPLTLNPRRGRSIIVKVDDGDADGGGQDEYDMDDEEVEEVDNKKDYDVEYDPLAAAMAAASGGGGDGDIAFVQSKSFISTQGWDSEMVVDYRINEDEFHKISLLDCDFFIRKPPDPDNDVYDFREMYVTPPDTDIYSIPRVLAPMPQKYIRCAMSDYGCYDVTEPPIDAPRDPLYKSVREISKVFLTKHYRNRRLNDPEFVLDLEEIYVIDSKTKSITRARVLVTVPGGRKRDRKDDLLVIRDNGNSFTIIHAGERDDPTTVIEREEWTKTREDMEKHLRKLRDFSVSNWF, encoded by the exons ATGGCGTCTTCCGCCGCTTCTCCCTCCTTATCTCTACTCTCACTCACTTCAAAGCCTCCTCCGTCCTCCTTCTCCTCCGCCTCCGCCACGCACCGGCTTTTCCCTTCATTCAGAACCAACGGCGGCTTCGCGCCTCTAACACTGAACCCCCGCCGCGGCCGTTCAATCATCGTCAAAGTAGACGACGGCGATGCCGACGGCGGAGGACAGGACGAGTACGACATggacgatgaggaagtggaagAAGTGGACAACAAGAAGGACTACGACGTCGAGTACGACCCCTTGGCCGCAGCGATGGCAGCCGCAAGCGGCGGTGGCGGCGACGGGGACATCGCGTTCGTGCAGAGCAAGAGCTTCATATCGACGCAGGGGTGGGACTCGGAGATGGTGGTTGATTACAGGATAAACGAAGACGAGTTCCATAAGATCAGCTTGCTGGACTGCGACTTCTTCATCAGGAAACCGCCTGATCCTGATAACGATGTTTATGACTTCAGAGAG ATGTATGTTACTCCTCCGGATACAGATATTTACTCAATTCCAAGAGTTCTTGCTCCAATGCCTCAAAAG TATATCCGATGTGCGATGAGTGACTATGGATGTTACGATGTCACCGAACCGCCTATCGATGCTCCCAGAGATCCACTCTACAAATCTGTGAGGGAGATATCCAAG GTTTTCTTAACAAAGCATTATCGGAACAGAAGGTTAAACGACCCAGAGTTTGTGCTAGACCTCGAAGAGATCTATGTTATTGACTCCAAGACGAAGTCAATCACCAGGGCCAGAGTTCTG GTGACAGTTCCGGGAGGAAGAAAAAGGGATAGGAAGGATGACTTGCTCGTGATACGCGATAATGGAAACTCCTTTACAATCATACACGCG GGAGAAAGAGATGACCCGACAACGGTAATAGAAAGGGAAGAATGGACTAAAACTCGAGAAGACATGGAGAAACATCTCAGAAAGCTACGAGACTTCAGTGTCTCAAATTGGTTCTAA